Part of the Kitasatospora sp. NBC_00374 genome is shown below.
TCGCGCTGCTGGACGAGACCATCGCCGACCGGCTGGACCGCACCGTCGCCGCGTTTCCCGACCGGGAGGCGCTGGTCGACGCCCCGACCGGCCGGCGCTGGACTTACGCGGCGCTGGGCCGGGAGGTCGACCGGATCGCCCGGGGCCTGCGCGCCCGGGGTGTGGCGAGAGGCGACCGGGTCGGCATCTGGGCGGCCAACTGCCCCGAATGGGTGCTCACCCAGTACGCCACCGCCCGGCTCGGGGCCGTACTGGTCAACATCAACCCGGCCTACCGCGCCCACGAGCTGGCCTACGCGCTGAACCGGTCCGGGGTCTCGCTGCTGGTCGCGCTGGCCGACGAACGCGGCGGCGACCGGCCGGGGACGGTCGCCGAGATCGGCGGCCGGTGTCCGGGGCTGCGCGAGACCCTGTGGATCGGCGAGGCCGCCTGGCGGGAACTGGACGGCGCGGACACCGAGTTCCCGACCCTGCACTGCGACGATCCGATCAACATCCAGTACACCTCGGGCACCACCGGCTTCCCCAAGGGCGCCACCCTCTCGCACCGCAACATCCTCAACAACGGCCACTGCGTCGGCGCACTGCTCGGCTACACCGAACAGGACCGGATCTGTGTGCCGGTGCCCTTCTACCACTGCTTCGGCATGGTGCTGGCCAACCTCGCGGCGCTCAGCCACGGCGCCTGCGTGCTGGTACCGGCCCGCTCGTTCGACCCCGCCGCGACCCTGCGCACCGTCGCCGCCGAGCGGGCCACCTCGCTGTACGGCGTGCCGACCATGTTCATCGCCGAGCTCGGGCTGCCGGACTTCGCCGACCACGACCTGTCCTCGCTGCGCACCGGG
Proteins encoded:
- a CDS encoding AMP-binding protein, which produces MLPRPRRSTVTEQASHTHGGTEVALLDETIADRLDRTVAAFPDREALVDAPTGRRWTYAALGREVDRIARGLRARGVARGDRVGIWAANCPEWVLTQYATARLGAVLVNINPAYRAHELAYALNRSGVSLLVALADERGGDRPGTVAEIGGRCPGLRETLWIGEAAWRELDGADTEFPTLHCDDPINIQYTSGTTGFPKGATLSHRNILNNGHCVGALLGYTEQDRICVPVPFYHCFGMVLANLAALSHGACVLVPARSFDPAATLRTVAAERATSLYGVPTMFIAELGLPDFADHDLSSLRTGLMGGSPCPVEVMKRVRADMGMTEVAIAYGMTETSPVSTLTRRDDDLAHRTGTVGRVLPHLEVKVTDPADGRTLPRGAAGELCTRGYSVMVGYWEEPERTAEAVDPDGWMHSGDLAVMHPDGYLSVVGRIKDMIIRGGENIYPREIEEFLHTHPAVADAQVVGVPDERYGEEVFAFVVLRDPTVGPGPEELAEYCRDGLARFKAPRHVRVVDSFPMTVSGKVRKGELRTLAARELGR